In Nitrosarchaeum sp., the following proteins share a genomic window:
- the eif1A gene encoding translation initiation factor eIF-1A, with translation MGKRQVKNESALKEIRLPEEGEMFGRVLKMLGGENVMVKCTDGVTRRGRIRGKLKRRVWIRDNDIVIIAPWDFNEAERGDIVWRFTLPQVEWLKDNNHIAKDF, from the coding sequence ATGGGTAAACGCCAAGTCAAAAACGAAAGTGCCTTAAAAGAAATACGTTTGCCTGAAGAAGGTGAGATGTTTGGTCGTGTTCTTAAAATGCTTGGAGGTGAAAACGTAATGGTAAAATGTACCGATGGTGTTACCCGAAGAGGTAGAATTCGAGGTAAACTGAAGCGTAGAGTTTGGATACGCGATAATGACATTGTCATAATTGCACCTTGGGATTTTAATGAGGCTGAACGGGGTGACATTGTTTGGAGATTTACCTTACCACAAGTTGAATGGTTAAAAGATAACAATCACATTGCCAAAGACTTCTAA
- a CDS encoding cold-shock protein — protein sequence MEQGTVKWFNRTKGFGFIERESGDDLFVHKSDVDGFINEGDKVEFVVGEGQKGPAAQKVKKTA from the coding sequence ATGGAACAAGGCACCGTAAAGTGGTTCAACCGCACGAAAGGCTTTGGTTTTATCGAAAGAGAATCTGGTGACGATCTATTCGTTCACAAATCAGATGTTGATGGATTCATCAATGAAGGCGATAAAGTCGAGTTTGTAGTCGGCGAAGGTCAAAAAGGACCAGCTGCTCAAAAAGTCAAAAAAACAGCATAG
- a CDS encoding translation initiation factor IF-5A → MSKPADLGSLKIGSYILLPVSDQPDGEPCRIVEYDTSKPGKHGAAKARIVGVGVFDGQKRPHVGPVSMQVHIPLIDKRVGQVISIIGETIQIMDSETFETIDVTLIDEEINGTVANGQNVEYWNVMGRIKIMRIKS, encoded by the coding sequence ATGAGTAAGCCAGCTGATCTTGGTTCATTGAAAATAGGTTCTTACATTTTACTTCCAGTATCTGATCAACCCGATGGTGAACCTTGTAGAATTGTTGAATATGATACATCTAAACCTGGAAAACATGGTGCCGCAAAGGCCAGAATCGTGGGAGTAGGCGTATTTGATGGTCAAAAAAGACCACATGTTGGACCAGTTAGCATGCAAGTTCACATTCCGTTAATTGACAAAAGAGTAGGTCAAGTAATTTCAATAATTGGAGAAACTATTCAAATTATGGACTCGGAAACTTTTGAAACAATTGACGTCACTTTAATCGATGAGGAGATTAACGGAACTGTTGCAAATGGCCAAAATGTAGAATACTGGAATGTTATGGGCCGAATTAAAATTATGCGTATCAAAAGTTAA